The DNA segment TGAGGTGAGCATGAACCAATCAATCGACCTGGAGGCCGCCAAAGCTGCCTTCTTCGCATCTGGCGGCCAGTTGATCGTGCTGGAGGGCTTCACCTACCGGCCACTTCCGCAGCGCAAGCACCCTGAGCCCGCACCTAAAAAGCGCCGGGGGCCGCCCCCAGTGCAGCACGGTGCCCGTCAGGAAAAGGCTCAGGCCCGCGCCGACATGGTGGCGAAGATGGCAGAGACCATGACCTGCCGAGAAGCGGCTCAGGAACTCAAAGTATCCCAGTCCTCGCTATGGGATATGGCCAAGCGCCACGGCTTCGCGTTTGTCTCGGGCACCCGCGGCAGACACATCGAAAAGCCAGACGTCGAGGCCCGTGACGCCAAGCTGGCCGATCGAATCCGGGCGCTCAGGGATGCAGGCCTATCGCGCAATAGCGCAACTCTGAAGCTTGAGATCGGCCACACGACGATGAGTCGGGTCATCAAGAAGTTCGGTATCGACTTCCCGATCAGAAAACGCAGGGCGTAGCCATGACAGCAATCACCACCCCCGACCTCCTCCTGCGCCGAAAGGAGCTGGAGCAGCACCTGCAGCTGCTGTTCAACCGCAGCTGCCAATGGGGCCGCGCCGAACGTGTGCGAGGCGCCGCCACCATCGAGAACCTGACCCAGCAACTGGTCGAGGTCACCGAGCAGATCGAAACGGCGCGCGCCGCATGAGGCGGATCAACCACCTGGTCCGCCAGCGCCGGCGGCAAGAACAGTTCCACCTGCCGCCCAGCGGCCTCACGGAGCACAGACATGCAGAAAGCACCTTCTGGAGTTGTAACCCTGCCGGGCTGGCTCAGGTCTCCAGTCAAGAAGCTGTACAACACACGCAGCGGCGGCCAGTACCGGCCTGATGATGTGGCCCTGGCCTTCGCGCTGAGCCTTCGGGTGCACGACAGCGCCGATCACCTGCGCAGGCTGGCCCGGCGCCTGGTCGACAAGGTCTGCCTGGAGCACCAGCCGAACATGAAGCGCCTGGCCCGTGAGCCGGACGACGCCAAGGTGTTCGACGCAGCGCTCAAGATCATCAACCGGGTGTGCGACCTGCTGGAGTACGCACCGGGCACCCGCTTTGTGCGCAATGGAGGCGATGATGGCTCTGACGCAGCAGCAGCGTGACGAGAAGCGCCGCGCCAAGGCCGAGCGCCTGCAGGAAGAAGACCTGCGCTTGAAGGTTCGACCAGGGACTAAACAGGCCCTGCTGGAACTGATGGAGTGGTCCGGGATCGAGGAACAGGGCGAGGCGATGACGCTCATGATTCATCGCCTGCATGAGCTGACCCGGGATGAAGCGGTGAAGCTACTCAAACCTCCGCGCCACACAGTTGAATTGAGCCCTTCTGTGGCGCGAAAGCTAGATCGATTCCGCATCAGTAGAGAGCTTCGTACGCCAGATCTAATGCTGGGCGACGACCCAGACGACACCGGTCTGCTGCTGCTCGCCAACGTCTGACCTGCGCTGCCCGCCAGCGCCTTCCCCTATTCAACGATAACGCCTCCCCGGCGAGGGCGGCGCATGCATGGAGACTGCCATGAGCGATAATAGAGCGCCCCGCTGTCATACTTGAACCACCTTACCGGCCACGGGAGTCCGAGATCACCCTAATACCTAGAAACTTCCTGTTTATACCAAGGTCAGTCTTTATATCATCCCAAGCGCTCTCAAGCTCGGCCCGGAGAAGCTCCTTAAGTTCGACCATCGAACGGAAAACCTGCTTGTTATCCTCACCCTTTTTCAACCCATTTATATCATTCATTATACTTCTAATTTTATTCAGAATAGCTGCCGACGTTTTATCATCGCGACTCATCAACAGAGCAATCTTATTCTCAAGAATGATCGCCAGCTTCATACTTTCAACATACGCCTCGCCCCCTTTATAACCGTCAACTTGCTTCAAGTTATTAGCGAGAACAGACATTGTCTGCAGGAGCTCAGATGCAGCCCCCCTCAACTCATTCATCCAGTGATGTCGAAGCGTACTGACGTTGGCTTGAATTTGGTTACGCTGAACCCCTAGAGTGAATCGAGCAACCATGATAGCAACGATTAGACCTGCAATGCCGGTTACAATAGCTGCATAATCAACGCCCGTATCAACATCCAAATATAAAGGCGTGGTCTTCGTACCAACAGCCTGCTCGCTTGCATTATTAGTTGTCACGCCCTCAGCTACAAGTTTAAGTCCACTGAGGTCCAACTCTATTTTGCTCATATTTAGTTCTCGACTTCCTTGCCCAAAACCTAGAGAGTATCAAATGGCCACTACCTACGGAAGCGTCTGCAGCGGCATTGAAGCTGCGACCGTAGCCTGGCACCCGCTGGGCTGGCGTGCCGAGTGGTACGCCGAGATCGAGCCATTCCCCTGCGCGGTTCTGGCTCACCACTACCCCGATACGCCGAACCACGGCGACATGACCCGTCTGGCAGCCATGACGCTGTCCGGCAAGATTCCGGCGCCCGAGGCCCTGGTCGGAGGCACGCCCTGCCAGGCCTTCAGCGTGGCAGGCATGCGTGAAGGCCTCGCCGATCCCCGCGGTGCCCTCACCATCAAATACGTGGAGCTGCTCGATGCAATTGACCATGTTCGAACAAAGCGCGGCGAGCCCGAGGCCACCTGTCTCTGGGAAAACGTCCCAGGGGTCCTCTCCGACAAAGGCAACGCGTTTGGCTGCTTCCTCGGCGCCCTGGTGGGCGAATCCGAAGAACTCCAACCGCCAGGGGGCAAATGGAAGGACGCTGGTTGTGTGTATGGACCCACGCGAACAGCCGCATGGAGGGTTCTGGATGCCCAATATTTCGGCCTGGCCCAACGACGCCGCCGTGTGTTCGTTGTCGCAAGTGCTCGAGCAGGGTTCGATCCCCTCGAAATACTTTTTGAGCGCGAAGGCGTGCGCCGGGATACTCCGCCGTGCCGAGGCCAGGGGCAAGACGCTGCCGGAACAATTACAGCAAGCACTGGAGGCGTCGACGAAAACGACGCTGCAGATGGACGCCTGACGGTGTTCGGCGGAAACAACACCGCCGGCCCAATTGATGTAGCGCCCGCCCGCAACGCATGCGCCAGCGCGAGCGGAAGACTGGACTTCGAGAGCGAGGCCTTCATCGTAAGCGGCACGCTTCAGGCCAATGGCAAGGCAGCGGGAAGCGCAACTCAACAGGACGCCGAGAGCGGCATGCTGGTTGTGCATGGCACGCAAGACCCCTGCACTCTCGCTGATCAGGCATTCGCCCTGGGTCGCAACAGCGGCCAGGAAAATGCCGTCTTGGCGTTCAGTTGCAAGGACCACGGCGCCGACGCCGGCGGGATCGCTCCCACGCTTCGCGCCATGGGTCACGGCGCCAGCCACCCGAACGCAGGCGGACAGATCGCGATTTGCCTCCCTCACGCAATCCAGGCCGGAGCCCTGCGCGAGAATCCAGCCAGCGGCCCGGATGGCGTAGGCGTGCAGTTGGATCATGCCTACACGCTCGAGGCGAGAGCAGAGGTCCAGGCGGTTCACTCTGGCGCGCAGGTCCGCCGACTCACCCCGCGCGAATGCGAGCGCCTTCAGGGCTTCCCCGACGACTACACCGTGATCCCTTATCGTGGTCGCGTCCGAGGCCTGTGCCCTGACGGCCCGCGATACAAGGCGATCGGCAACAGCAAGGCCGTCCCAGTCGTGCGATGGATCGGCCAGCGCATCCAACAACAACTTGAACGTCTCGCTTGAGGTTTCCCCATGCCCACGGAAAACCGATCCAGCAACACCGAGATGGCCGCGAAGCTGAGTCCGTGCCCGTTCTGCGGCCAGCAAGACGCCTTCGTCGAGCAACTCGATAGCGATGCCTCTGTCGTCATCTGCCAGGGCCGAATTGACGAGCACTCAGCCTGCCTTGCTCGCGGGCCAGTCGGAGTTCAGCAGCACGAATGCGAAGACCAGCCAGGCCATGACCAGGCAGTGAAAGAGTGGAATAAGCGCGCAGCAGCTGCGCCCCACCCCGACCCTATAGCCTGGATGGTTGGTACTGCCATCTGGTGGACCAAAGAAGAGGCAGAGAGGGATGCGGCGGCTACTGAGTTGCCGATTGTTGGGCTGGGGCCCATGACCGATACCGGCGAGGTTGAGCGACTTGTAGCTGCCAACACGGAGTACGCCCGCCGGCATCTGGAGCAACAGGGTGAGGCTGAGCAACTGCGTATCGAGATGGCCCAATGCGCAACCATGGCCGCCATGGTCTACGCCCGCGAGTGGGCAGAGCACGTCGGCAGCGGCCCAATTTCGAGCAAGGTTGAAGCGGCCATCACTCAGCTGCACAACGACATCCATGAAGCCAACGAGAAACTGGTCGAGCGGGATGCGCTGCTGCGTGAGATAGCCGACCATTGCAATGGGTGCGTCATGCCTACTGAACAGTTGCTACGCGACTGGGGATCGAGCATAGACGCCGCCCTGTCCGCCAGCGCAGAGCCGCAGGTGAAGTCGTGAAGACGCACTTCGCTCCATTCACCGACCTGGAAGACCTTGAGCAGGCACCTTGCGGAACCTGGCTAGGGGAGTCCTCCGAGCTGTCAGGCGACTGGGCCATGGTCGATTGCCTGCTCTGCAAGAAGCGCCGAGAAAGGATCATCGCTGCCGCCGCTGATGAAGAGCGCTTCATCGTCGAGCAGATGGGCGACTTGGCGGCCTTCATGCGCGCGATAGACTCCGCCCAGCAAGAGAACATCTGTACTCCTAAGCTGTAACCCCTCTCCCCTCTATTTCGAAGCGGCGAGCAAGTCAGCGGCAGGGGCACCTTCAGCAGCAACGCGGCGGGCACGGCCCACGCCCCAGGCCAATGCCCTGGTCATCGACTCGCCGGGACGGGAGTCGAACGCCTCTTCATGGAGCGCAGCGCCAGCAGCCGCATAGACGCCGATGAACATCTGCGTAGTGCCTGTGCGCGACAATCTGACCTGTACATCAACCATAGTGCCGTCGTCGAGAATTTCGTCATGAGTACGATGGTGAAGCGTTGGGTCGGCCCAGTCCCAATATGCCGGTCCTCGAATTCTCATAATTCCTCCGCTCCAGCTGTTCTGCTTCAGGTCGTGAAAGACAACATAGCGAACCTAACCATAGAGACAACTAAAACGACCGAAACTGAGAGTTAGTTCCGACAATTGGCTAAAAACTGTACATAATTACGATTTTGTATAATTTTTTCGCCGAAGTTCCTAAACGTCATCCCGGATATTCACGGCAAAATCTATCCACTCTTGAAACGCTTTACGCTGAGCTTCGAGATTCTCCTCCCAGCAAATTTTACCCCCGTGGCTGTAGGCCACTCGATTCATTAATGAAGCAGTCGATTTATCGAGCTCCTTCAGCAATTGATAAGCACGATATCTCTGGTCGGCGTTCACCATCTTGTTTTCTCTCGCGGCGCTCGCAGCCCACTCTGTGTTGAGCAGGGCTTGCTGGTCGTCTGCTATCTAGACCCCTCAGTAACCAATTTTATTCCCAGCACACGCTGAAATCAGCAGCGTAAGGAGAAGTCATGCCTGAAGAAATCAAGCTAATCCAACGTGTAGCCGTCGTACGAGGCAAAGACAGCAATGCGGCGCAGCCATGACCCGCCTCGCCCTCTGCCTCCTGCTGCTGGCCACCAGCGCCAGCGCAACCGAGAACGTCATCGACGTGCAGCACGACAGCCAGCGCGGCGTCACCTGCTACCTGCTCAATGGGGTCGGCATCAGCTGCATCCCCGACAGCCAGATGCAGGCCGGCAACCAGCGCCAGCTCTCCCCGCACGAAACCCAACCCGAACCTACACCCGCTCTGGCGCCTGGGCGCTGGATTGATGAGAGGTATGAGCTGTGACTGAATTAGAAGAGCTTTTGCTGGCCGCGAAGGCCGCCGGGCTTGAAGTTGAGCCTTGCACATGCAGCGATCCTAAGTGGCCGCTGCGCATCAAGGGCCAGTCGGGCACCCGGGCTCATTGGAATCCCAACATCAACGACGGCGACGCATTCAAGCTGGCGATTGACTTGGGCATGCAGGTCAACGTTGAAGGATCTGGTGAGGATGAGGCCGTCTGGGCTGACGACACCATGATCTGGGTGAACAGCGAGTACGCCCAGGGCGACCGCCGGAAGGCTGCGCGGTCCGCAATCGTCAGCGTCGCGGCCCAACGCGGAGAAAAGATGCCATGACCTGCACCTGCCCATCCGGCGACGGCTCACTGCGCTGGCCGTGCCCGGTTCATCCGCCTAAGGACGCATCAAATGGCTGATTTCAACGATACGCAGCGCTTGGATTTCATGCTTTCCCAAGGCCGAGAACTGGTTCTGGAGGGCATGGGCACCAACGGTCGCGGCACCTTCTGGTACTCCCTCTACGTACAAGAAGGTCGATGGGGAAGCCAGGAATACGAGCGCATCCACCTCGAAGGGCCAAGCGACTTCGATGCCAGCCCTGAACAGAAACGCCAAGCAATCGACTTGGCAATGGAGGCCCGGCGATGACCCTGCCCCTGATGTACATGGCCTACCTGATCTACCGAGGTCCACGGTGATTATCCGCGAGGCGCTGTGCATTCTGGGCTGGCACTCGTGGTCGCACCAATACGATAACGGCCTTGATCGTGCGCGACGACAAAATCGGCCCGGGCAACTCACCTTCTGCTATGTGCCGAACTGGAAAAAGGTGTGCTCTTGCTGCGGCATCACCAAAGACATTGATGATCGAGCACCCAGCTTGATTGAAGTAGATCCAGCCTAACCCTTCCCCTACTACTCAAGCCCGCCGACATGCGCGGGCGAGGATTCCCCATGGCCATTTTCATCTGCTCATGCACGAAGCTCAGCAAATGCCAGTCGCTTGGCGATCAAGTGCGCGTGGTCGCCATGCGCCGCGCCAATGGCTGGCAAACGATCCGTGATGATCTGGCGCGCCTGGCTGAAGAGTGGTTTGGACGCGAGCCGGCAAAGATCATAAGCGAGATGCGCGCTGTATGCGACGAAGTATTCCGCACCAACTGACCAACCTGCCGCCACCGGCGGCGTGGAGACCATCCATGAACCTAATCGACTGCTACGTCACGAAGATCCTCGGCGAGCCGTACCGCAAGTTCGGCCACTGGTGGGTT comes from the Pseudomonas urmiensis genome and includes:
- a CDS encoding DUF7740 domain-containing protein, with the translated sequence MQKAPSGVVTLPGWLRSPVKKLYNTRSGGQYRPDDVALAFALSLRVHDSADHLRRLARRLVDKVCLEHQPNMKRLAREPDDAKVFDAALKIINRVCDLLEYAPGTRFVRNGGDDGSDAAAA
- a CDS encoding DNA cytosine methyltransferase; amino-acid sequence: MATTYGSVCSGIEAATVAWHPLGWRAEWYAEIEPFPCAVLAHHYPDTPNHGDMTRLAAMTLSGKIPAPEALVGGTPCQAFSVAGMREGLADPRGALTIKYVELLDAIDHVRTKRGEPEATCLWENVPGVLSDKGNAFGCFLGALVGESEELQPPGGKWKDAGCVYGPTRTAAWRVLDAQYFGLAQRRRRVFVVASARAGFDPLEILFEREGVRRDTPPCRGQGQDAAGTITASTGGVDENDAADGRLTVFGGNNTAGPIDVAPARNACASASGRLDFESEAFIVSGTLQANGKAAGSATQQDAESGMLVVHGTQDPCTLADQAFALGRNSGQENAVLAFSCKDHGADAGGIAPTLRAMGHGASHPNAGGQIAICLPHAIQAGALRENPASGPDGVGVQLDHAYTLEARAEVQAVHSGAQVRRLTPRECERLQGFPDDYTVIPYRGRVRGLCPDGPRYKAIGNSKAVPVVRWIGQRIQQQLERLA
- a CDS encoding Lar family restriction alleviation protein codes for the protein MPTENRSSNTEMAAKLSPCPFCGQQDAFVEQLDSDASVVICQGRIDEHSACLARGPVGVQQHECEDQPGHDQAVKEWNKRAAAAPHPDPIAWMVGTAIWWTKEEAERDAAATELPIVGLGPMTDTGEVERLVAANTEYARRHLEQQGEAEQLRIEMAQCATMAAMVYAREWAEHVGSGPISSKVEAAITQLHNDIHEANEKLVERDALLREIADHCNGCVMPTEQLLRDWGSSIDAALSASAEPQVKS